The genome window ggcccctcagctaaagtggtgaataatgatgtgtttagagaactgcaaagttgtgttcaaatcagaatttgagcagtgatgaccacatttttggcagaaaaagaaataatcatgatcatgcttaatcataatgatgtgcccaccgtATACCTAATACTTTAGGTGATGtgctgttcatgtatgaggtcatgaattacagactatgaactcatgtcaatttatgatgattcatgagatattaaggaatgaagtaatacataaatcatgaattaattaatgtacccttaccgtaaagtgttaccaaaaactTTAAATCCCTTCATGAGACTTTTGTATCACTCTTGAGTCTTGTCTTTCTATGAGTATTGTGCTATTGCCATTCATCTTGGCTGTGAGGGTTTTTGTTGAGTGCTGCTGGGTTTCCTGACACTGTGGGCTGCAGGGCGCAATAGTATACAGCAGAGTCTGAGACTTCAGCAGATGAGATCTTCAGAGAAACTTGCTTTGCTGTATTGTCATGTCTGATTGATATCCCAAGAACAGGAGGAGTTGCATTGATGATAGTGCCTTGATAATCCAGAATGAGAAACTGTGTCACAGACTGGGAGAACTGGCGATACCAGTGCAGACTGTCAGCGCTTCCATTGTACCTGCAGGAGAGCTGAACATTTTCTCCTTCTTTGGCATACTTCACTACAGTGTCTGGTACAATAGGGCTTTCAGTACTCTTACCTACAGATAAAGGGAACTGATTCAGTTATGCATACTACTACTAAAAAAAGCCTAGTTTGAATTAATATTATTGAGTTTATATAACATACCCTAATTTTTAGATACAGCAAAATATAGAAGTGCTCTTACCCAAGATGGTTGAAAACAGTAGCAGTGCTACAAGAGTCATTATGGTAATGACCATAGTGTAGTTCATGAGGGAGGCTGGTATGCTGATCTGCTTGGATTCAGTTCTTCACCCTTAGACACTTCAATCTGATCTCATTATGATGCTGTCTGTTCAGCCCCTCCCCTGACTGGTAGAGGGTTTGGTCATGAGCTACAATACATACAGTAGGGGTTATTTAGTTAGATATGGTGCATGATGTTTTTGTACAGTGTTGTAGGGTTTCCTGACACTATGGGCCTCAGAGCTCAGTAGTAGACAGCAGAGTCTGAGACTTCAGCAGATGAGATATTCAGATGAACCTGTTTAGAGCCTTTATTCACCTGTATTCAGGATGAGAAGTTGAGTCCACTTTGCGGTCACTGGATTCAAACAACATGATGATGAATTCTGGTTTAGATCCTGGATTCTGGCGATACCACTGCAGATTGTTCACATTCACAGCATTACTGTAtgtgcaggagagagaagcTGTTTCACCCTCTGAGACAAGGAGTTCTGTAGAGGCTGGAGTGATGTCATCTTGTAAACCCAGatctgaaaaagaaagatttacacattacacatatacagtaaaatacaacaaacatatttatttttgcaaCCTTTTGTACATTTGAAACTCTAACCAGCTTGTGTTAGAATTACAACAAGAAGTAGCAGACTGGGGACAGTCATGATTTGTTGTCATCTCAACAAATGTAGCTCTCTTGTATTGGCTGTAAGAGGCATTCTTAAATATCTTCCCTAAGACTCCTCCTATGAGAACTCTCCTCAGGATGTCCTGCTCTACAAAGAATCTGTGCCCAACTAATGGTAACAGAGCATGTTACTCTCTCATAATCTGTCTACATTTGCGTATCAATATTGAACCAGAGCCGCTGGTGTTTCAGATAGAACTCATTGAATGACTATCCTTTATATATTCTGTTCTCCATTTACACCATATCCTTAAGTGAGATTATTTGCTGCCATGAATTTCATAAGGATGATCAAAACAGTGTGTGGTTTTTGTATGAGAGCTGAGTGTGCAGCTGTCACTGTGGGCCTCAGAGCACAGTAGTACACAGCAGAGTCGGACACGTGCAGATCCTGGATGCTCAGAGGAatggagctggaggagaagTTTAGTTTGGAGTGAAATCTCTCATTGAACTCAGTGCCATTATCTCCAGAGGAATATGTATCTCTTCTCAGCAGGTATCTGGGGAAATCATTTGGTCTTTGTATGTACCAGAAGAGATCTGGTGATCCACTACTAGCTGTTTTGTATCCACATCTGAGAGTCACTGATCCTCTTTCTGTGTAAACCATCTCCTGCTCAGGCTGTTCCACTGTGTCCTCTCCTCTACATTCTGTTGAAATAAAATCACATTGGTAAAATCAAAATTGAAATAAAATCAAATAGGTGCAGTAGGTTTGAGAGAATACATCAAATGGGATCAACTGAAAAATAATAACTTGCATTTTACCAAAGCAATACAGCATCACAATCAAGATGCAACTTTGCATAAATGCCATGACTTTATTAAAGGTGACAGAAGGGTTTCAGGTTTATCTTCTATAGCTCCTGAAGTCTGTATATTAAATGCATTCATCCTTTGAGGAGGTGCCTCTTATTGTGAACAAAAACATCAAGATGCTTCCACCTTGTGGTAGGTATTGACATAGTTCAATTTAAGGTCAGTGCGTATGAAATTACAGTAAGTTGGTCCTTGTACATGATTTATTTACAGTTTATTTCATGACATAAGCGCCTTAAGACACTTATCCATATACATTTTAGCTGtccagaaaaaaaatctcccactTAATTGGCGCAATACATTAAAACAGTCTTCCTTGAAGgtgaataacatttatttattgattgattgattgattgattgattgatcgcctttttaaaaaatctcctTGACCTTATTATAAGTAGCGTAATGGATAATGTCACCAGCATTGACATATCAACTACCACAATCACTCAGTTTGACTTGAAACCAGATGATCAGGCCTGtctattattttaatttcttgcACCTTTACATAACAAATGGTGTGAACATGAAATATTGCCATTAATATActtccctagaggttgtagtgAATATGGAAGgacaataaataatgtaatcttcTTGTACGATAAGTTGTGAACAaaattccataaccataaccattatCCGAGTGCCATTTGCTGTGGTAATGAGCATTTTTCTCAATATTGTTCAAGTGTTGTCATGATGAAGATCAGTAATAGTGTGCATCTCCATGTGAAAACTACAGTATTCAGTGTTGCTGCTCATAGCTGCTTCTGAGTAGGTTGTGTAGACTTCACTGATGCAAAGCCTGCTGTGCGGATTCCTGCATGTCacattatatactgtatgacCCTCCCCCCAGCACTTTCATCCTGCCTGAGTGAAGCATAGTTCATCAGGTAACATGCTGGGCACAATCTGGAATGTGGAATAAGAACATGAACACTGATAATATGCTTCAGAAACATGTGGACGCTGTAAAACAATGCATATCTCCTTATTCCAGACCATGAGCTGCCCAAATCTAGTCCTAGTCCAGTCAAATTGGCCAATAACAACAATTAACTTGAGTAATGTGTCTTGAAAAAAGTTGAGTTACTAGgtgaatatattttcatttaGTATACACATGGTGGAGCATGTTTTTGTACAGTGTTGTTGGGTTTCCTGTCACTGTGGGCTGCAGAGCGCAGTAGTAGACAGCAGAGTCTGAGACTTGAAGGTTCCTGATTTTCAGTGGAACTATCTTTGTAGTTTTGTTGAGTTCAGCCAGAAATCTTGTTTCAAATTCCTTTTCTCCATCACCACCTCCAAATGAATATTTCTTCAGCATATATTGAGGATGATCATTAGGTTTCTGTTTATACCAGAACAGGTAGGCATTAGTGGCAGCTGTGTCATAACTACAGCCGAGTGTCACCGTTCCTCCTTCTGGTCCAGTCTCAGACGTTGACGACTGGTCAACAGTGTCTTCTTTTCCTCTGCACACTGCAGATACATTCAGATACAGATCGGATCAGAAACCAAACAGCCAAACCAGCAGGAATGAGCTATTAACAGTCTGTGACTGTCTGCTCAGTTTCCAGTATCATCTTGTTCTATTAGAATATACAATACTAGGCTATGTGTACATAATTCCAAATATATGTATAAAATTATTCAAATGTTGAATGCTTATAATCTGCAATTGAATTTCTGCAAAAAAAGCAAACCTGACATCCACTGACTACAGTTTGATGATGGATATTAgacagaaaataaatcataatatCAATATCATACCAAAAACTGTTGTTGCAATAACAAGAGAGACCTTCAGCCAGTGATGCATGATGACAAACTGTGGTGATTTTGATATAGAAAtgaagatctctctctctctctctctctctctctctctctctctctctctttgacatTTCAAGGAGGAGCTTACGGTATATTGAAGTGGTGAAATGACTGTTGTGACAAGTATGAAATGCAGAAACTTAAGAATGAGCAGGCAAATGGTTATGAGCACCAACATGAAATGTATGGCTGGATGGTCAGAGAGAAGTGGCACGGAGATTAGCAATGAATCTCCTCTTGAACTGGTCATCATTATCCCCAGCGTCAGAGTAGCCTACCATCTCAGTTTGTATGAAGGAAGTCCAGGCTCCTTGTGTTGGTACCAGCTGTCTGTGTAATGCGTCCTCAGCT of Alosa sapidissima isolate fAloSap1 chromosome 1, fAloSap1.pri, whole genome shotgun sequence contains these proteins:
- the LOC121724255 gene encoding uncharacterized protein LOC121724255, with translation MTVPSLLLLVVILTQADLGLQDDITPASTELLVSEGETASLSCTYSNAVNVNNLQWYRQNPGSKPEFIIMLFESSDRKVDSTSHPEYRTESKQISIPASLMNYTMVITIMTLVALLLFSTILGKSTESPIVPDTVVKYAKEGENVQLSCRYNGSADSLHWYRQFSQSVTQFLILDYQGTIINATPPVLGISIRHDNTAKQVSLKISSAEVSDSAVYYCALQPTVSGNPAALNKNPHSQDEWQ